The following is a genomic window from Phaeodactylum tricornutum CCAP 1055/1 PHATR_bd_32x35 genomic scaffold, whole genome shotgun sequence.
TCCCCCCACGCGTCCCGGACACTCCCCCGAACCCCGTCGGACGACGACCCTCACACGGACCGGACTCCCACCGGCAGACGCCCCAAGTCGGTCGCGGCGGACGTCACTCGAACATCGTCGCTCACGTACGACCGCGAGTTCCACTCCGCCAGCACCATCGCGTCGCGACGCACCGTACTCTGCCGTGGATCAGGCCCGGAAACGTGCCCACATTCGAGCCAAAAGTGCGAGACTCCAACGGGATCTAGAACACTTGATTGCCGAAGTCCACTCGTTCAATCTCATGACCCCGAAACGACGGCAAACTATGGATACATGGTCGGAACAAATCCGTGTCGTTGAGCGCTGCATCGAGTCTCCTATTCCCGAGGGACGACCCCTCCCACCACTCTTACGAGTACGGCAGGACCAGGCCATGGCACGGATACAAGCGTGTGCACGAACATGGTTCCAGCAACGTGCCCGGGTACGAAACCAACGCGCCGCTACCCGCATACAAGCCGCGGTGCGGGGAATGCTGCTTCGGGGACATGCCCGCCTCCGTGTCCTCCAAGCACGATTGGCTTACGTTCATCGGATGCGTCACAAAGAAATGTTGCTGGTGGAACTGAATACactggaacaaaaagaagaatacCGTCACAAAATCATCGAAAAGACCAAACGCCGAGACAAGCAACTCGGCGAATTGATCGACAGTCGTAACAAAATTGTGGAGTATTTGCGACAGGAGAATCGCAAGATCCGTGATCAGAACAACAAATTCGAGGCGGTCATATTCCGTCTCGGACAAATGAACGAACAAGTGCAGTATTCGACAGAAGTCCACAACGCCAACTTTCAAATCATGCGGAAGACCGTGAAAGTCTTGACACAACGATCCCGAAAGctgatggaaaaggaagatcgCCACAAGAAACGTGTCGACAAGCAAGTGGCGAACTTGGCGGCAACACGAGCTCGTAGTATGCACGAGACTCGGATCCGCAAAACGTACGAAGCAGCACTCGGCAACATCGTGGATTGCTTTGAAAATCAATCCAAAGACGAGGGCCTCGTTGATATGGTGGTGGCCATGAGCAATGGTGAGTGTGAAGAGTATAACTATCAACACCAAAAAGCCTCGGATGACGAACAAGAGGAAGGTTTTCTACTAACATGGTGTATCGATGACGAGGCTTCCATCAATTCTGACATAACTTCGGTTCACGGTCACCGTTCTGTCATCGGAGATGATGACAGTTTTGAAGAGGAAGTGGTTGATGACGACTGCAGCCAAGAGGTTGGTATTGAGATGACTCgttttgacgacgatgacgggACGTGTCAGTCGAGTGTCTGGATAGAGACTCATTCTATTTTACTGTAATCAACATCTCTCGGCGCACGAGGATGCAGCTGTCGCATATGAGGGCGGGGGGAACTGAAATCGGCAATGTTTACGGGCAACAATAGGTAAAGCGATCGCAAAGACCACTTAGTACAAATTTTTCGTCTCTGATTTAATGTTGATCCCCTTGTCTTTTGTGGCGGAATCGCTTTTGAATGTAAACCTACAGCGGACGCAGGTCTCCTCCCGTGGAATAGCGTATGCTTATAGCATATAGCTCAAGCCAATCGCTAGTGAGCGGTGGTCCGTGCATGCTGTGGACTCATCGATTAGGTTTCATACGTACACTTCTTGAACAAATTTCCATCGGATCGACGATCGTATGTTGGAGCTTACAGACAACCCTAAATGACGAAACTTTACCGGTTTTTAATCAAACTAACATAGAGTAAAGGAAGGAAATCTTTTTGAAATTCGTTGGACGGAAAGATCCCATTATCGTAAGTGAAATCATCAATCAAACAGCCCACATCTTAGAAACACATCTTCAAGCGCGCAGCAGGTCTTCCAAAGCTTTCTTGGCCAGCAATCCATAGGTGGCATTTTCGGTCTTGAGACAAATCTTGCAAGCGTTTACACCTTGCTTGAAAGTTAACTCGGCCAAGAATTCCATGTCAGTCACTGTACGCATCGAAAAGTACACTACTTCCTGGCCTTCTGCGTTTGGTACAGGACGGCGAGCAATAAAGAAGACATTGCTGGCTTGGAACTTTTGTTGAACCAGATCAATGTCGACCGACTCGCTGGGCAAATCTCCTACAGTCGCGTAAAGTTCATTGCGATCATCGATGGATTTCCAGTTCTCAATAAAGGACGAGCGTTCCATGGCTCCATCCGATGAGAATATGGCTTCAAAGTTGAGATTGACCGCAAAGTAGAAAACGTTGCCAGACGTCATATTCTTGATTGCTACTTGAACCTGTGGATTTGCAGGTTGTCCCGCAGGAACTGGAGCCAGCATATTGGGAGTTGTGACCAGCTCAATTACAGCCACACCCGAACCACCGGGACCCGCTGGAGGTTCACACATAACTTGCTGAGTCGAGGGACTAAGACCGAACGCGTTTTTGTTGAGCTGAACTGCCAAACCAGCTACCACGTGATTGGCCGATACATTGTTGATTTCCATTTCCAGACGAATCGTATTGCGATACTGTCGAAAACCAGCGAGCACCTCTAACCCTCCACTTTTTTCCGGGCCCGTGACAAGATTCATTGGAGCAGTCGGTTCGAACTGTAGTcggaagaaacaaaaaatgagATCGATCAACCCAAGCAGATGTATTAACCAATGAAGCCCGCACTTACCCGACTACCGGGCGCGGCATCATCCTGCGACTGATCGTTGACACTGAGTCCACCCATATCCAGCAGATCAGCACCACCATCAACGTCATTTTCGTCTTCGtagtcgtcctcgtcttcttcgtcatcatcttcatttGTCGTTCCGGTTCCGGCTCCGCGTCGGATTACAAAGGCTTCGGGAGGTTTGTGGTAAACCGAACTGAGAGTCGCAATCTGTCCAATCAAAACGTTTAGCAACGCTGGATCGAGCTTGAAGGTATCGTCTTCAATTACGGGCTTGTCGCCTAGGACAACCATCTTCGCCGCTTCTGGATCGGTACTCAAGAGACGCCAGTAAATAAAGCCGCGGTCGCGAAGATCAGGATTGTCCGACTCTTCCGTCGCCATATCCAAAACGCGCTGTACCATATCTTGCGTGTCATCCGGATCCTTCAAAAAGCACTTGACCGTGGCAGTCAGTAATTGAAGTTGAACGACCGGGTCCTCTTCCTCAAACGTCTCCAAGAAAGTATCGAGCAGCTCGTCGGCATTGTCAATACGTTCCGCATACTCGCCAATGATCCAGATCATACTAGCCTTGGCGAGAGGCTCGTCCAAAGTATCAAGATTATCACAAAGCGTCGCAATGATGGATTCGTAGCGATTCGGGTACCGGCGGAAGATATCCTTGATAACAATTACGGACTCTTGAACCACATAGTTGACCTTGGTCTGGATCAAATCCAGGAGCACACCAATGCACCGCTCGGCCGCCCGTTCGAGTTTCACGGCACAACGGCCAATGGCCGAAACGGCTTTGCGGACAAAATCCACATCCACTTCGGTGGCGTACTCTTTCAACTCCAACAAGACTTGTTCGATATTTTTTTCGGAAACCAATTTGATGATAATTTCCAACTTTTCCATCTTGACGTAAATGGGATCGTTGTATTTGCAGAAAAAGACCTTGATTTCGTTTTCCAGAATGTGCGGACGTTTCTGTACAATAAGATTAATGTTGCGGAGGGCCACGTACTGAATTTCCGGTTCCGAGTTGAGCAAGGTGACGAGGGGTGGCGCTAGTTTGCGCGTCAGGGCCCGAATCGAGTCGGAATTTTGCGAGCCCATGAGTTCCATGTAGGACAAAATAACCTTGACGGCCGACATGACGACGGCTGCGTTGGCGTGCTGCAACCGGGGCGTGACGCGCTCAATGATGCCTTCAGCTTCCCGTCCGTCAGCGGGCGTGTATTTGGACAGCGAATCGAGAATAAAGACTTGTCCCCATTCGGTACATTCGTTGAGGGCGGCTAAGAGCTTCTGCAAAACAGATGCAGAAATGCGCATGACGTCCTTCCCGGAGGTTTCGGCAATCTCGGAAAGAGCGGCGACACCGTTGGCAACGACGGAGGGATTCGAGTCGGAAATAAGGTCGTGCAgggtttccaaaaagcctCGTTCCACGACGAGATCGGGGGCAATGTCGTAGAGCTTGGCGACACAGACCGCCGCGGTCTTGCGGACGTAGGGATCATCATCGCGGAGAGCACGGGAAAGCGGCTCGCAGAGGTATTCCG
Proteins encoded in this region:
- a CDS encoding predicted protein; amino-acid sequence: MVSRVGSVLSLFEQNIQRNNLHVREKESTLYLTDRRTPTTPLSLSRRSDATVRIRRSSMPGRRTEPTSCPSRSKRRVASPCVRSSLFRGPVPCESIRPPPLTSSDQQFLSETTVHTRNQSHPRSPTRRVSNRKALSHAETGTVPQVQSCSPTSSSTSSLHRTSPARHLVTVTPVSRKPKLRSVPTTTDPNMCASPATASSSTTATTTTTASSTTSGETVVIIADSVETSVSDGTLWVVPTTLTPDAATPPTRPGHSPEPRRTTTLTRTGLPPADAPSRSRRTSLEHRRSRTTASSTPPAPSRRDAPYSAVDQARKRAHIRAKSARLQRDLEHLIAEVHSFNLMTPKRRQTMDTWSEQIRVVERCIESPIPEGRPLPPLLRVRQDQAMARIQACARTWFQQRARVRNQRAATRIQAAVRGMLLRGHARLRVLQARLAYVHRMRHKEMLLVELNTLEQKEEYRHKIIEKTKRRDKQLGELIDSRNKIVEYLRQENRKIRDQNNKFEAVIFRLGQMNEQVQYSTEVHNANFQIMRKTVKVLTQRSRKLMEKEDRHKKRVDKQVANLAATRARSMHETRIRKTYEAALGNIVDCFENQSKDEGLVDMVVAMSNGECEEYNYQHQKASDDEQEEGFLLTWCIDDEASINSDITSVHGHRSVIGDDDSFEEEVVDDDCSQEVGIEMTRFDDDDGTCQSSVWIETHSILL
- the PtAP1/2beta gene encoding predicted protein (Beta adaptin, large invariable subunit of AP1 and AP2 complexes, ortholog of TPS_101301.); this encodes MALGKEGDARFFTTQKKGEMHELRMELHSSDRAIKVDAVKKVIASMTVGKDVSMLFTDVLKCVQTGNIELKKLVYLYLINYAKTQPELTLLAVNTFVKDASDANPLIRALAVRTMGCIRVDRITEYLCEPLSRALRDDDPYVRKTAAVCVAKLYDIAPDLVVERGFLETLHDLISDSNPSVVANGVAALSEIAETSGKDVMRISASVLQKLLAALNECTEWGQVFILDSLSKYTPADGREAEGIIERVTPRLQHANAAVVMSAVKVILSYMELMGSQNSDSIRALTRKLAPPLVTLLNSEPEIQYVALRNINLIVQKRPHILENEIKVFFCKYNDPIYVKMEKLEIIIKLVSEKNIEQVLLELKEYATEVDVDFVRKAVSAIGRCAVKLERAAERCIGVLLDLIQTKVNYVVQESVIVIKDIFRRYPNRYESIIATLCDNLDTLDEPLAKASMIWIIGEYAERIDNADELLDTFLETFEEEDPVVQLQLLTATVKCFLKDPDDTQDMVQRVLDMATEESDNPDLRDRGFIYWRLLSTDPEAAKMVVLGDKPVIEDDTFKLDPALLNVLIGQIATLSSVYHKPPEAFVIRRGAGTGTTNEDDDEEDEDDYEDENDVDGGADLLDMGGLSVNDQSQDDAAPGSRFEPTAPMNLVTGPEKSGGLEVLAGFRQYRNTIRLEMEINNVSANHVVAGLAVQLNKNAFGLSPSTQQVMCEPPAGPGGSGVAVIELVTTPNMLAPVPAGQPANPQVQVAIKNMTSGNVFYFAVNLNFEAIFSSDGAMERSSFIENWKSIDDRNELYATVGDLPSESVDIDLVQQKFQASNVFFIARRPVPNAEGQEVVYFSMRTVTDMEFLAELTFKQGVNACKICLKTENATYGLLAKKALEDLLRA